GGTTCTGGCTGCCCTCGCCGGCGACCTCGAGTTCGCTCTCGTCGACCTGGACGTCGGGCAGCAGGTCCAGCCCCTCGGTGTCCATGAGGTTCACCAGCGTGTCCCGGTCGGTCCGGACGGCGAAGACGTCGCCCTGGCGGATGGTCTTCGGCCCGAGCGGTTCGAGGAACGTCTCGTCGCCGCGGATCAGCTGCACCAGGTCGACGTCGACGTCGGTCTCCTCGATGGCCTCGCGAACGGTCTGGCCGGTCAGCGGCGAGTCCTCGCGGACGACCACCTCGGTCAGGTACTCGGCCATACCGAACTCCTCGGTGAGGTCCGTCTCGGGCTCGATCCGCTCGGGCGTGAGCCACCGGCCGACGGTCATGAGGTAGACCGAGCCGATCACGAGGACGACGACGCCGAGCTGGGTGAACTCGAACATGGAGAACTCCCCGAGAGCGCCGTAGCGCGCCGGGTCCTCGACGGCCAGCCGGCCCGACAGCTCGCTGGCGAGGATGTTGGTCGACGTGCCGATCAGCGTCAGCGTGCCGCCGAACATCGAGGCGTACGACAGCGGCAGGAGGAGCTTCGACGGGGAGACGCCGTTCTCCCGCGCGAGGTCGGTGATCATCGGCAGCAGGATGGCGACGGCGGCGGTGTTGTTGATGAACCCGGAGATGGGGCCGACGATGCCCACGGTCGCGCCGAGCTGGCGGAACTCGCTGTCGCCGGTCAGTCCGGCGATTTTCGATCCAAGGATCTGGACGACGCCGGTGCGCTGGACGCCCGCCGAGAGGACGAACATCGCGAGTACGGTGATCGTCGCCGTCGAGGAGAAGCCGGACAGCCCGACGGAGACGGGCGAGACCCCGTCGCCGGCCCGGTGGAGAACGTATATCGGCGATCCCAGCAGCCCGGCGTCGGCCGCGACCTCGGTGACGGGCTCGACGAGCAACAGCGTCACCATCACGCCGATGGCCGTCACGTCCACGGGGAGCCGCTCCGTGGCAAACAGGACCAGCGCGGCGAACACGAGCGCGAAGACGACGGCCATCCCCGGCGTGACGGCGCTCAGTTGCACGGTCCGATGGCGGGGCGCGCCGGCGAAAAAAGCCGCGGATCCGGGCGACCGGGCGGTCGGGCGGTCAGTGTCCTCGCCGCGCTGCTGGGCCGGGCCTCAGTGCTCTTCCTCTCGCAGCTCCATCTCCGCGACGATGTCGTAGGGATGCTGCTCCTTGCGCACCCCGTCGAGGATGGCGAAGGCCTGACCGGGGTCGAGGAAGAAGCGGGTGACGGCCCGGCCCAGCGGCGTGGGCTCCAGCCCGTCGATGAACTCGTACTCCAGCAGCTTCCCGATGGCGTGCTTGGTGGGCACCTCGCCGATCATCCGGTCGTTGAGCGCCTTGGCGCGCTTGCCTGCGACGGTGACGTTAGCCAGCGTCTCCTCGACGGCGGCGGACTCGTCGTAGCGGGTGATCACGGGCTCCATCTCGCCCTTGAGGAGCTTGAAGGCCACCTCGTCCTCCGTCATGTCCATGCTGTTGTGATACGAGCAGTCCGGCTCGACGAGCATGTACACGGTGCCCTTGTCGTGGTAGTCCGGGCGGCCAGCGCGACCGAGCATCTGGCTGAACTCCTGGACGGTGAGCCACTCGATGCCCATCGCCAGCGAGTCGAAGACGACCTGCGAGGCCGGGAAGTCGACGCCGGCCGCCAGCGCCGCCGTGGTGACGACGGCGGCGAGGTCCTGGTCGGCGAACTGCCGCTCGACGCGGTTGCGCCGCTTGTTGTCCAGTCCGGCGTGGTACGGCGCCGAGGAGTACTCCAGCTTCCGGGAGATCTCGTGACAGCGCCGCCGGGAGTTGGTGAAGATGATCGTCTGGCCGCGGTAGCCCTTGCTCGACTTCGCGTCGAACGCGCGCCTGACCAGCTTGTTCTCGATGCGGACCTTCTCCTGGCCGTCGGCGAAGGTGACGTGCCGTTCGATGGGCACCGGTCGCTCCTCGAACTCGATGAGCTGCGCCTCCAGCTTCTCGGCGAGGTCGCTCGGGTTCCCAACCGTCGCCGAGAGGTAGATCCACTGGGTATCGCTGGCGCTCTGGTGGGTTTCACAGTAGTACTTGAGCCGCGAGATCAGGCCGTCGAGGCGGTGGCCACGCTCGCCCTCGCCGAGCGTGTGGACCTCGTCGATGACGACCGTCCCGACGTTCCCGAGGTCCTTGCCCGTCCGGAGGGCGTGGTCGATGCCCTCGTAGGTCCCGACGATGACGTCGGCGTCGGGGTCGAAACGACCGCCCTCGCCGTTGATGCGGCTAGAGCCGACCCGCAGTGAGACGTCGACCATGTCGCCGTAGCGCTCCTGGAACTTCTCGTACTTCTGGTTGGCCAGGGCGACCAGCGGCACGAGGAACAGCATCTTCCCCTTGTTGTTGAGCACGCGGTCGAGTCCGGCCATCTCGCCGACGAGGGTCTTCCCGGTCGCCGTCGCCGAGACGACGAGCTGGTCGCGGCCCTCGGTGACGCCGTTCTCGACGGCAAGGCTCTGGACGGGCAGGAGCGTGTCGAACCGCCCCTCCATGTGGTCCTGAATCCCGGGGTGGAGATCCAGCGAGTCGACCCGAACGGGGTCGACGTCGTCGACCGTGGCGGAGATCTCGTCGAACTTCGTCAGGTCGGGGTCGAGTTCGCCCTTCAGGAGGTTCTCGATGCGGTCGAGGTCCTGGACCTCCAGCAGCAGCTCTTCCAGGCGTGCCCGGGCGTCGCCGGTGATGCCGCCGTTGAGCGCCAGCTCCCGGTCCAGCTCCTCGCGGGCGCAGTCCGAACAGATGTACTCGTCGTCGGCCTTGATGGCCGTGTCCTCGGTGATCGGCGAGTAGCGGCCGTCCGAGGCGCAGTACCGACAGGTCCGGACGACCTTCGCCTCCAGCTGGTAGCCGTCCAGCATCTCCTGCACCTCCTCGCGGCCGGGGCCGGAGGTCTGCTGGGAGATGCGGATCCGCGAGGCCCGGCGGGCCAGCTCCACGAACTGGTCCGGGCTGCGGGGCTCCTCGTCGGTCCCGCGCTTGATCCTCAGCCGGCGGGGCCGCGGACCGGCGTCGGTCTGCTTCACTTCGAGCACGCCGTGGAACACCCGCTCCCCGTCGCGGTGGACGGCCACCCGGTAGTCGTCCCCGCGCTCGTGGAGGAACAGCGTGTCGACGCGTGCGACCTGCTGAGACACGGGCGTACATCGACGTGCGAGGTATTTCAGCCGTTCGGACCGCGGTCGGCCCGGGCCGATCGACGAACGTCGACCGCCCGGTTCCAGTGGAAACGGAGGGGGTCCGCCACGGCGGAAATGTAGACGCCACCGCAAACCACTACCCGGTGCCGGTCCGTGTTACCGACGAACGCAGCACCGCGACGGGCGACTGTCCCGCGGCGACCGAACTATGACACGAGACGCAGACCGCTCTCGCCGGCTGACGGCAGACGGAGGCGATCGATGACCCGCCTTGGCGTCGACGTCGGCGGGACGTTCACGGACGTCGTCGCCGTCGACGAGGACGGACACCTCCGCGACGTCAAGGTACCCAGTACGCCCGACAGGCCCGACGACGGCGTGATCGACGGCGTCCGGCGGGCCGCAGAGGCGGGCGTCGACCTCCCGGACGTCGCCTTCCTCGGCCACGGGACGACCGTCGCTACCAACGCCGTCCTCGAGGGGGACCTCGCGCCGACGGCGCTCGTGACGACCGAGGGCTTTCGCGACGTGCTCGAGATCGGCCGGCAGGACCGCGCGGACCTCTACGACCTGAACTTCGAGCGTGCAGCGCCGCTGGTCCCGCGGGAGCGCCGTCTGACCGTCTCCGAGCGGATCGGCCCGGACGGAGCGGTGATCGAGCCCCTGACCGACGACGACGTCGCCGCGCTGGTCGAGGAGCTGCCCGACGACGCGGACGCGGTCGCGGTCTCGACGCTGTTCTCGTTCCGGGACGACGCCCACGAGCGGGCGATCCGCGAGGGGATCCGAGAAGCGGGCCGCGACGGCCTCGCCGTCTCGCTCTCTTCCGAGGTACTGCCCGAGTTCCGGGAGTACGAGCGGACCTCGACGACGGCGCTGAACGCCGCGCTCGGGCCGCGGATGGAGACCTACCTCGGACGGCTGGCCCGCCGGACCCGGGGGACCGGCGTCGACGCGGCCCCGGTCGTGATGCAGTCCCACGGCGGGCTCACGAGCGCCGACGCCGCCGCCGAGCGGCCCGTCGGGACGGTGCTGTCGGGCCCGGCGGCCGGCGTCCGGGGCGCACAGTACCTCGCCGAGGCGGCGGGCCACGAGGACGTGATCACGATGGACATGGGCGGGACGAGCACGGACGTCAGCCTGATCGAGGGCGGGGACCCGTCGCTGACCACGGACTGGGAGATCGCGGGCCACCCGCTCGGCGTCCCCGCCGTCGACGTCCACACCATCGGCGCCGGCGGGGGATCGATCGCCCGGATCGACGCCGGCGGCGCCCTGCGCGTGGGTCCGGAATCGGCTGGCGCGGAGCCGGGACCGGCCGCCTACGGCCGCGGCGGCGAGCGCGCGACGGTGACCGACGCCCACGTCGCCCTCGGGCGGATCCACCCCGACCACCCGCTCGGCGGCGAGCTATCGGTGGACGTCGAGGCGGCCGAGGCGATCGTCGAGCGGGCCGTCGCCGACCCGCTCGGCCAGTCTGTGACCGAGGCCGCCCACGGCGTCCTCGAAGTGGCGCTGGCGAACACGGAGCGGGCGCTCCGGGTCGTCAGCGTCGAGCGCGGCCACGACCCCCGTTCGTTCGCGCTCGTCGCCTTCGGCGGCGCCGGCCCGCTCCACGGCCCCCGCCTCGCCGAGCGCCTGTCGATCCCCACCGTCCTCGTGCCGCGGCTGGCGGGCGTGCTCTCCGGCCTCGGCCTGCTGACCTCCGATCTGGAACACACGTACGTCACCTCCGTGGTCGCTCCCCTCGAAACGGTGGGCGTCGGCGACCTCGACGGCGAGTTCGACGCCCTCGTCGCCGAGGGCCGCGAGACGCTGGCCGCGGAAGGCGTCGACGCGGACGCGATGCGCTTCGAGCGCTCGCTGGACCTCCGCTACGAGGGCCAGTCCTACTCGCTGAACGTCCCCGTCGAGGGCGAGCCGTCGCGGGAAGCCATAGATCGGGCCGCCGACCGCTTCCACGAGCGCCACGAGGCCCAGTACGGCCACGCCGAGCCCGCCGAGCCGGTCGAACTCGTCAACGCCCGCGTGCGGGCGGTCGGCGAGATCCCGGCCGTCGACGTCAGTAGCGAGGTGACGGGGACGGTCGCCGACGCCGCGCTCGGCGACCGCGAGGTCGTCTTCGACGGCAACTGGCGCGAAGTACCGGTGTACGACCACGCGATACTCCCGCCCGGCGGCACGTTCGACGGCCCCGCCGTCGTTCAGGCCGACGCGGCCACGACGGTCGTCCGGCCCGGCCAGTCAGTGCGCGTCGACGACCGCGGGACCCTCGTCGTCTCCACCAGCCACGCATGACCGACGACAGCCAGGACGCGAGCGACGAATCGCAGGGGGAACCAGTCGACCCGGTGACGCTGGAGGTCCTCCGCAACGCCTTCGAGAGCGTCGCCGAGGAGATGAGCGCCAACCTGATCCGGACCAGCTACTCCCCGAACATCACGGAGCGGGCGGACTGCTCGTCGGCCGTCTTCGACGCCGACGGACGCATGCTCGCCCAGGCCGAGAACGTCCCGGTCCACCTCGGGGCGATGCCTCACTCCGTCCGGACGGTGATCGACGCACTGGAGCTGGGCCCGGGCGACACCGCGATCCACAACTCGCCGTTCAGCGGCGGCGCACACCTGCCCGATATCACCTTCGTCAGCCCCGTCTTCGTCGACGGGGAGCGCGTCGCCTACGTCGCCAACCGCGCCCACCACGCCGACGTCGGCGGGGCCCGCGCCGGCAGCGTCGCCGCGGACGCCACCGGCATCTACGGCGAGGGGCTTCAGATCCCGCCCGTCAGGCTGTACGAGGGCGGCGAACCGGTCGACGGCGTCTTCGACCTCCTCCTCGAGAACGTCCGCACGCCCGAGGAGCGCGCCGGCGACCTCCGGGCCCAGCAGGCCGCCACCGAGACCGGCCGCCGCCGGTTCACCGAACTCGTCGCGGAGCACGGCCGCGAGACCGTCGCGGCCGTGACCGACCGCGTGCTCGACTACGGCGAGCGGCGGATGCGCGACGCCGTGGCTGACCTCGCGGACGGCACCTACGGGTTCGTCGACGCCCTCGACGGCGACGGTGCGGGCGCCACGGACGTGGAGATTCGAGCCACGGTCACCGTCGACGGCTCAGCCATCGACGTCGACTTCGCGGGCTCCGCCGAGCAGGTCGCCGGGCCGATCAACGCCCCCATCGCCGTGACGACCAGCGCCACCTACTACGCGCTCCGTGCGATCACGGACCCGGACGTCCCGCCGAACCACGGTGCCTACCGGCCGTTCTCCGTCTCCGCTCCGGAGGGGACAGTTGTCAACGCCCGCTCGCCCGCCGCCGTCGTCGGCGGGAACCTGGAGACATCCCAGCGGGTCGTCGACGTGGTCCTCGGCGCGATGGCCGAGGCAGGCGTCCACGCGAACGACGTGAGTGTGGGCTCGAAAGACGAGCGGAGCGAGTCTTTCGGCGTCAGCCCGATCGCCGCCGCAGCGAACGGCTCGATGAACAACGTCACCGTCGGGAGCACGGGGGACGCCGCGGAGCCGTACACCTTCTACGAGACCATCGGCGGCGGCTACGGCGCCCGGCCCGAGCGCGACGGCGTCGACGGCGTCCACGCGCACATGACGAACACGAAGAACACGCCCGTCGAGGCGCTGGAACTGTCCTACCCGCTCCGGGTCGAGCGGTACGAACTCCGTCCCGACACCGGCGGTGCCGGCCACCGGCGCGGCGGACTGGGCATCCGGCGGGACGTCCGCGTCCTCGACCACGACGCCTCGTTCTCGCTACTGGCCGACCGCCGTCGCAACCGCCCCTACGGCCTCGACGGCGGCGAACCCGGCGCCCCCGGCGACGACAGAGTCGTCGAGAGCGGCGAGGAGCGGTCCATCGAGGGGATGACCGCGCTGGAGCTCTCGGCCGACGACCTCGTCAGCATCCGGACGCCCGGCGGCGGCGGGTTCGGTCCGCCCGGGGAGCGGTCCGTCGAGGCCATCGAGCAGGACCTGAAACAGGACCGGGTGACCCCCGAGCACGTCGCCGAGCACTACCCGCAGTACGGGAGCGGAAACAAGGGCGGGGACGAACAGGGCGAGGACGGGTGAGAAGCGCTACTCGTCGTCGACCAGTTCGATCGAGTCGTCGCCGGTCGGGACCGCACAGAGGAAGGCCGCTCGCTCGTCGCCGTCGTTCTCGTACCAGTGGGTCGCGCCCGCGGGCACGTGGATCGAGTCGCCGGCCTCGACCTCGTACTCCTCGCCCTCGATGCCGACCGTGTACTCGCCAGCGAGGACGTGCTGCTCGTGCTCGATCTCGTTGGTGTGGCGCGGGACCTCACCGCCCGCCGCCAGCGTGAACCGCCGGATCGCGACGTTCGGCGCGCCGTGGTCCTCGTTCAGGAGCACGCCCTTCTCCAGTCCCTCCGCCGCGTCGACCGTCTCGTACTCGATCTCCGAGGCGCTGCGTACCAGTGGCTCGCTCATGCCCGCCGGAACGGACGGATCGGTGATATGTATGTCGGGTTTCCGAAACCAGCAGCGGGCCCGCCGGTGTGAACAGCCGGAAAGCCCCGACCAGTTCGACTCGGGCGGTCGCTGCGCGCGCTCGCTCCGCTCGCGTGCTTTCGTCGCCCGTCTTCCCGGAGCGTCCGGGGGCTTTCTGGCTGTTCTTGCCCGTAGTGGTAGCACTCACGGCTGTGTCCCGGACTGCTCTTCCTAGGCCCAGCGCTCTTAAGGCCGAGCCCACGGTAGCCCCACGCATGCGACGGTTCCGCATCGGCAGCGCGTTCGGGATCCCGATCCAGCTGGATCTGACCTTCCTGCTGGTGTTGCCGCTGTTCGCCTGGATCATCGGGACCCAGATCGAGCAGACGGCGGCGATCCTCAACCGGGTCGGCGCGGGGCTCGACGCGGAGGTGCTGACGGAGGGGCTCCTCCCGTGGGTGCTGGGCGTCGCCGCCGCGGTGGGCCTGTTCGCCGGCGTCGTCCTGCACGAACTGGGGCACTCGCTGGTGGCGACGCGGTACGGCTACCCGATCGACTCGATCACGCTGTGGCTGTTCGGCGGCATCGCGCAACTAGACGAACTCCCCGAGGACTGGCGGGAGGAACTACTCATCGCCGTCGCTGGCCCGATCGTCAGCGTCGGCGTGGGACTGGCGGCGGGCCTTGGCTTTCTCCTGGTCCCGGGCGACGGCGTCGCGGCCAGCGGGGCGCGGTTCGTCCTCGGGTACCTGGCCGTCCTCAACGTCGCGCTCGCGGGGTTCAACATGCTCCCCGGGTTCCCGATGGACGGCGGCCGCGTCCTGCGGGCGCTGCTGGCCCGCTCGCGCCCCTACGCCCGCGCGACCGAGATCGCCGCCGAGGTGGGGAAGATGTTCGCCGTCCTGCTGGGCATCTACGGCCTGTTCGTCTTCAACCTCTTCCTGGTGGGCCTGGCCTTCTTCGTCTACATCGGCGCCGAGGGCGAGTCCCGTCAGACCGTCATGCGCGCCGCCTTCGAGGGCGTCACCGTCCGCGACGTGATGACGCCCGCCGACCGAGTCACCGCCGTCGACCCCGACGACTCCGTTCGCGAACTGATCGAGACGATGTTCGAGGAGCGCCACACCGGGTACCCCGTCGAACGGAACGGCGCCGTGGTCGGCCTCGTCACCCTCGACGACGCCCGCGCCGTCCGCGACGTCGAGCGGGACGCCTACACCGTCGGCGACATCATGACGACCGAACTCATCGCCGTCGCCCCCGACGACGACGTGATGAGCGCGCTGAACCAGCTCGAGGGGAACGAGGTCGGCCGACTGATCGTCCTCGAGGACGAGGAGTTCGTCGGCCTGCTCACCCGCACCGACGTCATGACCGCGCTGTCGATCATCCGCTCCAGCCCCGACTACGCCGCGACCGACGAGAGCGACGCCACCGTGTTTCGGCCGCAGTCGTAGGGGATGTAGTCGGTGGCGGTCCAGTTCTAGACGGTGGCCGGCGCGGGCGTCCCTGGAGCCGTCGTCGCGATGCCCGCCCGCCAGTGGAGTTCCGCCCGCGAGATCCCGCCGAACTCCGCCCGGCGGTGACAGGACGGACACAGCGACACGACGTTGTCAAGCGTGTGGGCGTCCCGCTCCGCGAACACCGGCGTCTCGACGAAGACCCTGACCGGGACGACGTGGTGGACGTCCGGATTCCGGCCCAGTTCGTCGTCGTCGGTGCCACAGACCACGCAGGCGTGCCCGTCGCGCTCCAGCGCCCGCTCGCGGACCTCGTTCCACCCCTTGCCGTACGGCCCCACACCGCCGCCCTCCCAGTTCGGGTGCCCCTCGCCGGTGAAGGCGTCGGAGAGCCACTCGTACTGGCACTCCGGACCGCAGAGGGTCGCGTCGCCGGTGACCTGATTCGGGTACCGTTCGACCGTCGCGTCGCAGACGTCGCAGGAGAGGGTCAGTTTGCCGCCGTTCCAGCGGGGTTCTTGTCGCCTGAGATGTCCCGCCTCGGGCGCCACGACTTGATCTCGACACACTCTGGACAGAATCGTCCGGGTTTCTCCGACGGGTAGTACTCGAAGGAAGTCCCACAGATCTCGCAGTCCGTCTCCTCTTTCGCGTTCCGATAGTTCGGATTATCCTCGCCTGCATAGGACACTGCGCTGTCGTGGCAAGCGTCAGAACAGTACTTCTTGTCGTAGCTGCTGTAGAACTCGTCTCCACACTCAGCGCAAGTGCGGTTCGGGAGTCGCTCGTCGTGTACGGAACTGTGGTGACTCCGAAACCGCGTCGCGTACCGAACGATTCCCCTGCACGTCGGGCATTCGTGATCCGCAATATATTACGGTATCTATGACGTGATTATAAACCCAATCCGACCGGGGTGGAAGTAGAACTGTCGAAGGCAAACAAACGTCGAACTAATCGGCGGAAGGTGTTAGAAGCTAAACCAGTCCGGGCGCGGGAATCGAACCCACTTCACAGCCACCACAAGGCTGTAGGATACCATTACCCCAGCCCGGACACGCTCTCCACTCACATCTATCCCGCTGGGACAAATATACGTTACGACATCGGCCGCGCTCCGTGCGCCTTTTACCCGAGAACGACCTACGAGCTGTCAAGCGTGGCCATCACGGACAAGATCTACGTCAAGAACCACCGGCAGCTCGCCTCGCAGCTGGAGACGTCCTTCCCGAAGGGGGCGTTCAAGGGGGCGACGCTGGACGTCCTCTTCCAGGGGGAGGGGCTGGCGAAGCTAGACGAGGCCAGCCGGGAGCGGGTACTGGAGTTCGCGGAGGACTTCATGGACTGCGACTGCCAGGCCAGCCCGCACTGCGGCTGTCCGGAGCGGAAGTTCACCCGGTACCTGCTGGAGTTACGCGAGCAGGGGCTGGGACCGGACGCCATCGTCGACGTGATGGGCGACGACTACATGCTGTACGCGTACCCCGGCGACGTCCTCTCCTTCCTGGACGACTCCGTGCGGACGCTGGAGGCGGTCGAGGCGCTGGCGGACGTCGACGGTCGGGACGAGGTGGCTGAGCAAGCCAGACAGAAGCGAGACGAACTGGTCTGAAGCGGGCGAGGGCGGGCAACGGACGGGGCGGCGTCGGACCGAGTCGCCCCGGGCTATACCTCGTCGAAGCTGCCGATCCGGTAGGAGGCGTCCTCGTCGTCGTCGCCGTCGAGGTCCTCCAGCTGGACGACGTCCTCCTCGTCGTGCTCGTCGAGTTGCTGGCGCAGTGTGGTGACGTAGCGCTTGTGTTCCTCCAGCTGCTCGCGGAGGTGCTCGGCCTCGAGTTCGAGGCGCTCGTGCTCGCGGACGAAGCTCTTGGGGACTTCGACCTTCGGCGGGAAGCTCTCGGTGTCCTCGCTCTCGGACGTCTCCGAGAGCTCGTGCTCGGGGACGACCTCGACCTGGCCGTCGTGGGCGACGAGCATGTCGACGTAGTCGCGGAAGACGGCGGACAGGGAGATGTCGCGCTCCTCGGCGATGTCCCGGAGCGTCTCGAACTTCTCCTGGCTGACCCGGAAGGAGATGGTCTTGTTCTTGTTGCCCATCAGTGGCTTCCAGTAGGTAGTTCATCCCACTTAATCGTTTGTCAGACAGTCTCAGGACTGGGCGAACGTGAAAAACCGGCGGCGGCGGTGGCGATTCGCGGCACTGAGTGAGGGCCGCGGAATCAGCCGCCTGAAACGGTCGCTGGCTTACTCCGCGACGCTCGCTTCGCCCGTCTCTCGCTGCTCTTCCTCCAGCGATTCCAGCGCGCCGACGACGGTCCGGCGGTAGTTCTCCACGGGGAGGTCGTACTCCTCGCGGGCCATCTCGGCGTACTCGTTGGTCTCCTCGTCGAACGCCTGGATGCGCTCGATGGTCCGCTCGGCGGTCTCCACGACCCAGCGGTCGCGGGTGGCCTCGTCGACCAGCGAGATAGACTCCGGACGGATGGAGACGTTCACGTCGCCCTCGTCGGTCTCGTAGGTGCGGGGCTTGCCGACCACGGAGACGTAGGCGGGCGGCTCCAGCTCACGGAGCATCGAGGCGGCGTCGGGCTGGTACTGGCCGGCGTACATGAAGAACGTGTCGCCGTTGGGGTCGACGAGGCGACCCTGCCAGTACTCGCTGTCCTCGCCGACGTCTTCGGTCTCGGTGAGGGTGCCGACGACGAAGATGCGGTTGGCCTTCGCGCCGGTGGGCAGCAGCAGGTAGACCGGGGCGCGGTCGTCGTCACTTTCCTTGAACGTGTAGCTCGCGTCGTTGAACTCGTCTGCGAAGACGCGGCGGGCGACTTCGCGGGTGGGCGTGGATGCCATCTCAGATCGACCTCGCTTTGATGAGGGCGGCTTCCGGATCGACCGGATCGTCCAGCAGCTCCTGTTCGTCGGCCAGCACGTAGCGGCCGAAGGTCGGACCGGTGACGCGGTAGTAGCGCCCCAGGACCTTCTCGCGCATCTCGTCGGCCACGACGGTGGTGTCCAGGGCGTCCATCGCCATCTCCTGGGCCTCTTCGAGGGTGATGCCGGTCAGCGCCTCGGTGGCCGCCTCGTCGAAGATGACCTCGGTCACGTCGTCGCCGTCGTCCAGCACGCCCTTGATACGGAGGTCGAACTCGCCCTCGACCTCGCCGTGCTCGGAACAGCGGCCGTTCTGGAGGACGCGCGTGCAGTCCTCCTCGGGGCAGCGCTTGATCAGGCCGGAGCCGGACTGGATGTCGACGAGGGCCCCCTCGACCTCGACGCTCTCGTCGCCGACTTCGATGTCCTCGTCCAGTTCCTCGATGGTGGTCGTCCGGTTGAGCTTCACCGAGAACCGACCCTGGTACTCGTCGGTGACGACGTTCCGGAGGTCGTAGACTTTGCCCTCCTCCAGCTCGGGGAGGTCGGACTTCGACCACTTGGTGAACTTGATCGTGCCCGTCTCGTCACCGAGGAGGCCGACCTGGGCGACGGCGTCCGCGGTCGCGTCCCAGAGGTCGACGACCTTGGCCGTGATGTCGACCCACTCCTCGGGGGCGTCGACGTCGGTGACCTGCACCCGGTCGTTCTCGCCGCCGGAGAGCTGGTCGCGGTCCATGCCCGCCTCGTCGAGGTACGTGCTGACGACGCTGCGGCGCGCCTCGCTGACGGGCACCTTGTACTCGTCGACCAGCGTCTCGAGGCGCTCCTCGATCTCGTCGACGCTCAGGTCTAACTGGTCGGAGAACTGCTCGTGTATCTCGTCCGCGTGTGTACGCAAATCCGTCATTGCTATCTCTGTCTCCGCGTGGTTTCGGTGGGAGACAACTGACTCTTGGTCGCCTTCCCGTATAAACCCTCGTCGACCGCAGTGAAAGTGAACGGCGGCGACTGAGACGTCTCAGACGCGCATCTGCGCGAGAAGATTCTTGAATCCGGAACCGGAACTGGGGGTATGGACGACGACACCGAGCGCGTCCAGCGGTTCATCCGCTCGACGCTCCGCTCGGTTGGCCGCCAGCTCGAAGAGGCGAAGGTGGCCTACACGGACGCCAAGCGCTCGGCCCTGGCCGAACTCCCCCAGAACGACGACGGCAAGGCCCGCATCGTCTGCCGCCGCCACGCCGAGCGCCGCGCCGTCCGCCT
This genomic interval from Halomicrobium urmianum contains the following:
- a CDS encoding hydantoinase/oxoprolinase family protein, whose amino-acid sequence is MTRLGVDVGGTFTDVVAVDEDGHLRDVKVPSTPDRPDDGVIDGVRRAAEAGVDLPDVAFLGHGTTVATNAVLEGDLAPTALVTTEGFRDVLEIGRQDRADLYDLNFERAAPLVPRERRLTVSERIGPDGAVIEPLTDDDVAALVEELPDDADAVAVSTLFSFRDDAHERAIREGIREAGRDGLAVSLSSEVLPEFREYERTSTTALNAALGPRMETYLGRLARRTRGTGVDAAPVVMQSHGGLTSADAAAERPVGTVLSGPAAGVRGAQYLAEAAGHEDVITMDMGGTSTDVSLIEGGDPSLTTDWEIAGHPLGVPAVDVHTIGAGGGSIARIDAGGALRVGPESAGAEPGPAAYGRGGERATVTDAHVALGRIHPDHPLGGELSVDVEAAEAIVERAVADPLGQSVTEAAHGVLEVALANTERALRVVSVERGHDPRSFALVAFGGAGPLHGPRLAERLSIPTVLVPRLAGVLSGLGLLTSDLEHTYVTSVVAPLETVGVGDLDGEFDALVAEGRETLAAEGVDADAMRFERSLDLRYEGQSYSLNVPVEGEPSREAIDRAADRFHERHEAQYGHAEPAEPVELVNARVRAVGEIPAVDVSSEVTGTVADAALGDREVVFDGNWREVPVYDHAILPPGGTFDGPAVVQADAATTVVRPGQSVRVDDRGTLVVSTSHA
- a CDS encoding hydantoinase B/oxoprolinase family protein, which codes for MTDDSQDASDESQGEPVDPVTLEVLRNAFESVAEEMSANLIRTSYSPNITERADCSSAVFDADGRMLAQAENVPVHLGAMPHSVRTVIDALELGPGDTAIHNSPFSGGAHLPDITFVSPVFVDGERVAYVANRAHHADVGGARAGSVAADATGIYGEGLQIPPVRLYEGGEPVDGVFDLLLENVRTPEERAGDLRAQQAATETGRRRFTELVAEHGRETVAAVTDRVLDYGERRMRDAVADLADGTYGFVDALDGDGAGATDVEIRATVTVDGSAIDVDFAGSAEQVAGPINAPIAVTTSATYYALRAITDPDVPPNHGAYRPFSVSAPEGTVVNARSPAAVVGGNLETSQRVVDVVLGAMAEAGVHANDVSVGSKDERSESFGVSPIAAAANGSMNNVTVGSTGDAAEPYTFYETIGGGYGARPERDGVDGVHAHMTNTKNTPVEALELSYPLRVERYELRPDTGGAGHRRGGLGIRRDVRVLDHDASFSLLADRRRNRPYGLDGGEPGAPGDDRVVESGEERSIEGMTALELSADDLVSIRTPGGGGFGPPGERSVEAIEQDLKQDRVTPEHVAEHYPQYGSGNKGGDEQGEDG
- a CDS encoding SLC13 family permease; amino-acid sequence: MAVVFALVFAALVLFATERLPVDVTAIGVMVTLLLVEPVTEVAADAGLLGSPIYVLHRAGDGVSPVSVGLSGFSSTATITVLAMFVLSAGVQRTGVVQILGSKIAGLTGDSEFRQLGATVGIVGPISGFINNTAAVAILLPMITDLARENGVSPSKLLLPLSYASMFGGTLTLIGTSTNILASELSGRLAVEDPARYGALGEFSMFEFTQLGVVVLVIGSVYLMTVGRWLTPERIEPETDLTEEFGMAEYLTEVVVREDSPLTGQTVREAIEETDVDVDLVQLIRGDETFLEPLGPKTIRQGDVFAVRTDRDTLVNLMDTEGLDLLPDVQVDESELEVAGEGSQNLVEVVVSPGSSLVGESLATATFRQRYDATVLALRRGDEVMRQRMDHVRLRVGDTLLVQATNASVNRLNDNPDFIVAQEVHRPNFRESRIPVAVGIVGLVVAAAALTPIHIAVAALAGALGMILTGCLRPPEIYEAVQWDVIFLLAGVIPLGVALEATGGAALIADGIVAVAPALPPLLVLGMMYVVTALLTNIISNNASVVLMIPVAAEAAVQLGANPFAFVLAVTFAASTAFMTPVGYQTNLFVYGPGGYRFTDYLRVGAPLQAIFAVVTTLGIAFFWGLTP
- a CDS encoding DEAD/DEAH box helicase, whose translation is MSQQVARVDTLFLHERGDDYRVAVHRDGERVFHGVLEVKQTDAGPRPRRLRIKRGTDEEPRSPDQFVELARRASRIRISQQTSGPGREEVQEMLDGYQLEAKVVRTCRYCASDGRYSPITEDTAIKADDEYICSDCAREELDRELALNGGITGDARARLEELLLEVQDLDRIENLLKGELDPDLTKFDEISATVDDVDPVRVDSLDLHPGIQDHMEGRFDTLLPVQSLAVENGVTEGRDQLVVSATATGKTLVGEMAGLDRVLNNKGKMLFLVPLVALANQKYEKFQERYGDMVDVSLRVGSSRINGEGGRFDPDADVIVGTYEGIDHALRTGKDLGNVGTVVIDEVHTLGEGERGHRLDGLISRLKYYCETHQSASDTQWIYLSATVGNPSDLAEKLEAQLIEFEERPVPIERHVTFADGQEKVRIENKLVRRAFDAKSSKGYRGQTIIFTNSRRRCHEISRKLEYSSAPYHAGLDNKRRNRVERQFADQDLAAVVTTAALAAGVDFPASQVVFDSLAMGIEWLTVQEFSQMLGRAGRPDYHDKGTVYMLVEPDCSYHNSMDMTEDEVAFKLLKGEMEPVITRYDESAAVEETLANVTVAGKRAKALNDRMIGEVPTKHAIGKLLEYEFIDGLEPTPLGRAVTRFFLDPGQAFAILDGVRKEQHPYDIVAEMELREEEH